From one Musa acuminata AAA Group cultivar baxijiao chromosome BXJ2-6, Cavendish_Baxijiao_AAA, whole genome shotgun sequence genomic stretch:
- the LOC135615985 gene encoding U-box domain-containing protein 3-like → MDGDVTGGLINSISRFIHLVACQTTKSASLKDFRKIVGILKLLRPVVDQVFDPELPFDEHLMKELEELDAAVNEARELVEKGPQRMSKIYTVLQSEPILLKVQKSALEICHFSSALLQSSSLSAHIQNCIQELQYAEQDTVSELIDHALKDLKANIIPSIEDLIKIMATLCLTSNQELLMESIALEKERMKAELKSKAEVVDDINQVIVLVTHICYCIEKLEQFGVLNGHPVPSHFRCPLSLQLMLDPVIVASGQTYERSFIQKWLDSGLRICPRTRQTLAYISLIPNYTVKVLITDWCEEKKIKLDVSAQSGNVTNPFLSSAAFEDHMHGADLKHSMGRHSTHKSSLEGHDQTQHHKTKVSPKHDQKDCSYSTDHQMMPSMVNMEADALVGKSGCHSHNESMSSVISSIGIMSKFEDNTCLVGNTTYPACSPFNKELSSSPWCGQNQLFGSENGHEKNVTGKFLLHSSNLDDLTTSHHVQKLTDGLKSESPELQTAAASELRLLAKHNMENRVLIGKFGAIPPLVSLLHSMVKKVQENAVTALLNLSINDDNKILIAEAGAIGALMHVLDSGTTEAKENSAAALFTLSALEEYKAKIGRSGAAKALVHLLGSGNLRGRKDAAAALFNLSIFHENKVRIVQAGAVKYLVELMDPSSGMVDKSVALLANLSTILEGRLAIVQERGIPPLVEIVETGSARGRENAASTLSQLCLNSQKICSLVLQEGVVPPLIALAQFGTPRAKEKAQQILSHLRSQREGIGRKAKS, encoded by the exons ATGGATGGAGACGTCACTGGCGGACTCATCAACAGCATTTCTCGATTTATTCATCTGGTGGCTTGCCAGACAACAAAAAGTGCCTCTTTAAAGGACTTCAGAAAAATAGTTGGTATATTGAAGCTTTTGAGGCCTGTTGTAGATCAAGTATTTGATCCCGAATTGCCTTTTGATGAACATCTCATGAAAGAACTTGAGGAGCTAGATGCAGCTGTGAATGAAGCTAGAGAGCTAGTGGAGAAGGGACCCCAAAGAATGAGCAAGATATACACT GTTTTACAAAGTGAACCCATCTTGTTGAAGGTCCAAAAGTCAGCACTAGAGATATGTCATTTCTCGAGTGCATTGCTACAGTCATCTTCGCTCTCAGCTCACATCCAG AATTGCATTCAGGAGCTTCAATATGCGGAGCAGGACACAGTTTCAGAACTGATTGATCATGCTCTTAAAGATCTAAAGGCAAATATCATACCTAGCATTGAAGATCTCATAAAGATCATGGCTACTCTTTGCTTGACATCAAATCAAGAACTCCTGATGGAAAGTATAGCTCTTGAAAAGGAAAGAATGAAAGCTGAACTCAAATCAAAAGCAGAAGTTGTGGACGATATAAATCAGGTCATCGTGTTAGTCACACATATCTGCTATTGTATCGAGAAACTCGAACAATTTGGTGTTCTCAATGGGCATCCCGTTCCCTCGCATTTCCGCTGCCCTCTCTCTTTGCAACTTATGTTGGATCCAGTAATTGTGGCCTCAGGGCAAACATATGAAAGATCTTTTATACAGAAATGGCTGGACAGTGGCCTCAGAATTTGTCCGAGGACCCGTCAAACTCTTGCTTACATAAGTCTTATCCCCAATTACACGGTTAAGGTGCTTATTACAGATTGGTGcgaggaaaagaaaataaagctaGATGTTTCTGCTCAGTCTGGCAATGTCACAAATCCTTTTCTATCTTCTGCAGCTTTTGAAGACCACATGCATGGTGCTGACCTTAAGCATTCAATGGGCAGACATTCAACCCACAAATCCTCTCTTGAAGGCCATGATCAGACTCAACATCACAAAACTAAGGTATCACCTAAACATGATCAGAAAGATTGTTCCTATTCTACTGATCACCAAATGATGCCAAGTATGGTCAATATGGAAGCTGATGCTTTGGTTGGAAAAAGTGGTTGCCATAGTCACAATGAATCAATGTCAAGTGTCATTTCAAGCATCGGGATCATGAGTAAGTTTGAAGACAACACTTGTTTGGTAGGAAACACTACATATCCAGCTTGTTCTCCCTTCAATAAAGAGCTCAGTTCTTCTCCATGGTGTGGCCAGAACCAGCTTTTTGGCTCTGAAAATGGGCATGAAAAGAATGTCACAGGGAAATTCTTGCTTCACAGCTCAAATTTAGATGACCTTACCACTTCTCATCATGTCCAAAAATTAACTGATGGTCTAAAGAGTGAATCTCCTGAATTGCAAACAGCTGCTGCATCAGAGTTGAGACTTCTTGCAAAGCACAATATGGAAAACCGTGTCTTAATTGGGAAGTTTGGGGCTATTCCTCCATTAGTCTCCTTGTTGCATTCTATGGTAAAGAAAGTTCAAGAAAATGCAGTGACTGCTCTATTGAACTTGTCCATCAATGATGATAATAAAATTCTTATAGCAGAAGCAGGAGCTATTGGAGCACTTATGCACGTTCTAGATTCAGGTACTACAGAGGCCAAAGAGAATTCAGCAGCAGCTTTATTTACCCTTTCTGCCTTGGAAGAATATAAAGCAAAAATTGGTCGATCTGGTGCAGCCAAGGCATTAGTTCATCTTTTGGGATCTGGCAACCTTAGAGGAAGAAAGGACGCTGCTGCTGCTTTGTTTAACCTCTCAATCTTCCATGAAAACAAGGTGAGGATAGTTCAAGCGGGTGCAGTTAAATACCTCGTCGAGCTGATGGATCCAAGCTCAGGAATGGTTGACAAATCCGTGGCTCTTTTGGCTAATCTATCGACAATTCTTGAAGGACGCCTGGCGATTGTTCAAGAACGTGGTATACCACCTCTAGTAGAGATCGTCGAGACAGGGTCTGCGAGGGGAAGGGAAAATGCAGCATCGACTTTGTCGCAACTGTGTCTGAATAGTCAGAAAATTTGCAGTCTAGTACTGCAAGAAGGTGTCGTGCCACCTCTCATTGCGCTTGCTCAATTTGGAACACCCAGGGCGAAGGAAAAG GCACAACAGATCCTAAGTCACTTGCGCAGTCAACGCGAGGGGATCGGACGAAAAGCAAAATCTTGA
- the LOC135613759 gene encoding protein G1-like4: MEIIPSPASPSSDGFTVSPNSAAPSSSSPTPSPSRYEAQKRRDWNTFSQYLKNHQPPLSLSRCSAAHVLEFLRYLDQFGKTKIHTPACPFFGHPNPPAPCPCPLRQAWGSLDALIGRLRAAFEENGGKREANPFGARAVRLYLREIRELQAKARGISYRKHRKKPQKTTSPTPSHPHNPHSPPPGTSSAA, from the coding sequence ATGGAAATTATCCCGAGCCCTGCCAGTCCTTCCTCCGATGGTTTTACCGTCAGCCCAAACTCCGCTGCCCCGTCATCCTCCTCACCCACCCCATCGCCAAGCAGATACGAGGCGCAGAAGCGGCGCGACTGGAACACCTTCTCTCAGTACCTAAAGAATCACCAGCCACCGTTATCACTGTCGCGGTGCAGCGCCGCACATGTCCTCGAGTTCCTTCGGTACCTGGACCAGTTCGGTAAGACGAAGATCCACACCCCAGCGTGCCCCTTCTTTGGCCACCCCAACCCACCTGCCCCTTGCCCTTGTCCGCTCCGTCAGGCCTGGGGCTCCCTTGACGCCCTCATTGGCCGCCTCCGTGCGGCTTTTGAGGAGAACGGTGGCAAGCGCGAAGCCAACCCCTTCGGTGCACGGGCTGTCAGACTGTATCTCCGCGAGATCCGCGAGCTGCAGGCCAAGGCTCGGGGTATCAGCTACAGGAAGCATCGCAAGAAACCACAAAAGACTACTTCCCCGACACCGTCACACCCTCACAACCCACACAGCCCACCACCCGGCACCAGTTCAGCTGCCTAA
- the LOC103989942 gene encoding probable methyltransferase PMT3 has translation MRGRDGGQKKHLVPSLCVVVLFIGFLVLYYGSFFGPRGQHANSALEYGSRISRSFGWSSIDNGEVGESKESILGQEGGEDGLIPKSFPVCDDRHSELIPCLDRNLIYQTRLKLDLALMEHYERHCPQPERRYNCLIPPPPGYKVPMKWPKSRDEVWQVNIPHTHLAHEKSDQNWMVVKGDKIVFPGGGTHFHYGADKYIAHLANMLNFTNNNLNNEGRIRTVFDVGCGVASFGGYLLSSDIIAMSLAPNDVHQNQIQFALERGIPAYLGVLGTKRLPYPSRSFEFAHCSRCRIDWLQRDGILLLELDRLLRPGGYFAYSSPEAYAQDEEDLRIWKEMSALVERMCWKIAAKKNQTVIWVKPLTNDCYLKREPGTRPPLCRSDDDPDAVWGVPMEACITSYSEQNQRDEGSGLAPWPSRLTTPPPRLADFGISTDMFEKDMEIWRLRVDNYWSLLGTKIRPNTLRNVMDMKANMGSFAAALKDEPVWVMNVVPEDGPNTLKIIYDRGLIGSVHDWCEAFSTYPRTYDLLHAWTVFSDIEKKGCSAQDLLIEMDRILRPTGFMIVRDRKPVIDFIKRHLAALHWESVAVEDAEPNSDSEDGEMVFVIQKKMWLIEESDKDSA, from the exons ATGAGGGGAAGAGATGGAGGCCAAAAGAAACACTTGGTCCCATCATTGTGTGTTGTGGTCCTCTTTATAGGTTTTCTGGTTCTGTACTATGGCTCTTTCTTTGGCCCCCGTGGGCAGCATGCTAACTCCGCATTGGAGTATGGTAGTAGAATTTCAAGATCATTTGGTTGGTCTAGCATTGATAACGGAGAGGTAGGTGAATCAAAAGAGTCCATTCTTGGTCAGGAGGGTGGAGAGGATGGTCTCATACCCAAAAGTTTTCCT GTCTGTGATGATCGGCATTCGGAGCTCATTCCCTGCCTAGACAGAAATCTTATTTACCAGACAAGACTGAAGCTGGATCTAGCTCTAATGGAGCATTACGAGAGACATTGTCCACAGCCTGAGAGGCGTTACAACTGCTTGATTCCACCTCCACCTGGATACAAG GTTCCAATGAAGTGGCCAAAAAGCCGAGATGAAGTTTGGCAAGTGAATATTCCTCATACACACCTTGCACATGAGAAGTCTGACCAGAACTGGATGGTTGTCAAGGGAGACAAGATTGTTTTTCCTGGAGGTGGCACTCATTTTCACTATGGAGCTGATAAGTATATTGCACATCTTGCAAAT ATGCTTAACTTCACCAATAATAATTTGAACAATGAGGGAAGGATCCGGACAGTTTTTGATGTTGGTTGTGGAGTTGCCAGCTTTGGAGGATATCTTTTGTCATCTGATATCATAGCTATGTCTTTAGCACCTAATGATGTTCATCAAAATCAGATCCAGTTTGCTCTAGAGAGAGGAATTCCTGCTTACCTTGGTGTACTAGGGACAAAGAGGCTCCCATACCCAAGCAGATCTTTTGAATTTGCACATTGTTCTCGATGTAGAATTGATTGGCTTCAGAGAGATGGGATCCTTCTTCTTGAGTTAGATAGGCTGCTTAGACCAGGAGGCTATTTTGCCTACTCATCTCCTGAAGCATATGCACAGGATGAAGAAGACCtcaggatatggaaggagatgagTGCTCTAGTTGAGCGGATGTGTTGGAAGATTGCTGCCAAAAAGAACCAAACTGTGATATGGGTGAAACCTTTGACAAATGATTGTTACTTGAAGAGGGAGCCAGGAACACGACCACCTCTATGCAGATCTGATGATGATCCGGATGCAGTTTGGGGTGTTCCAATGGAGGCTTGTATTACCTCTTACTCTGAAC AGAACCAAAGAGATGAGGGAAGTGGATTGGCTCCTTGGCCATCTCGCCTAACTACCCCACCTCCACGCCTTGCTGATTTTGGTATTTCAACAGACATGTTTGAGAAGGATATG GAAATTTGGCGGCTGAGGGTTGATAACTATTGGAGCCTTTTGGGTACAAAAATTCGGCCGAATACACTGAGAAATGTGATGGATATGAAGGCAAACATGGGATCATTTGCTGCTGCTCTCAAAGATGAGCCTGTTTGGGTTATGAATGTTGTACCAGAAGATGGTCCGAACACTCTCAAGATAATATATGACAGAGGCCTTATAGGCAGTGTGCATGACTG GTGTGAGGCATTCTCGACGTACCCTCGAACGTATGATCTCCTTCATGCCTGGACTGTCTTTTCTGACATAGAGAAGAAAGGGTGCAGTGCTCAGGACCTGCTTATTGAGATGGACCGCATTCTAAGGCCAACCGGTTTCATGATTGTCCGAGACAGGAAGCCAGTCATAGACTTCATTAAGAGGCATTTAGCAGCATTGCACTGGGAATCGGTGGCAGTTGAGGATGCGGAACCCAATTCAGATTCAGAAGATGGGGAGATGGTATTCGTGATACAGAAAAAGATGTGGCTTATAGAGGAAAGTGACAAGGATTCTGCTTAA
- the LOC135613760 gene encoding NAC domain-containing protein 21/22-like: MDLRDIESTLPPGFRFCPSDEELVCYYLFKKVANESVSGGGTMVEVDLHTREPWELPEVAKLSRDEWYFFSFRDRKYATGLRMNRATRSGYWKATGKDRSVYAPTTRTFVMGMRKTLVFYSGRAPNGVKSDWVMHEFRLEAPHTPPKEDWVLCRVFRKKKKSAVVYSMETEESSPPLPLPESGIAEEWQEQMMTTQERQEDNGSNTVLNWAVLRGSLVDFPRELGSGRTMVMGVGSRCGGDDYEMLLDMSLQDLDAMGGGIASVGCLRFQGSRDQLLF, encoded by the exons ATGGATCTAAGGGACATCGAGTCCACCCTCCCACCAGGGTTTAGGTTCTGCCCGAGCGACGAGGAACTCGTCTGCTACTACCTCTTCAAGAAAGTAGCTAATGAAAGTGTTTCAGGCGGCGGCACAATGGTGGAGGTGGATCTGCACACTCGTGAGCCATGGGAACTTCCAG AGGTGGCTAAACTCAGCAGGGacgagtggtacttcttcagctTTCGGGACCGGAAATACGCCACGGGATTACGCATGAATCGAGCAACCAGGTCGGGTTACTGGAAGGCCACAGGCAAAGACCGTAGTGTTTATGCACCCACGACGCGCACCTTCGTCATGGGGATGAGGAAGACCTTAGTCTTCTACAGTGGAAGAGCTCCCAATGGGGTGAAGTCCGACTGGGTCATGCATGAGTTCCGACTGGAAGCTCCACATACACCTCCCAAG GAAGACTGGGTGTTGTGCCGAGTATtccggaagaagaaaaagagtgcAGTGGTTTACAGCATGGAGACCGAGGAGTCTtcacctcctcttcctctgccTGAGAGTGGCATTGCCGAGGAGTGGCAGGAACAGATGATGACGACGCAGGAGAGACAGGAAGACAACGGTTCAAACACCGTCCTCAATTGGGCAGTATTGCGTGGCAGCCTTGTGGACTTCCCTCGGGAGTTGGGGAGCGGTAGGACGATGGTGATGGGAGTGGGCTCGAGATGTGGTGGGGATGACTACGAGATGCTGCTGGATATGAGCCTGCAGGACCTCGATGCCATGGGAGGAGGCATTGCAAGTGTAGGGTGTCTGAGGTTTCAAGGGAGTAGAGATCAGCTCCTGTTCTAG
- the LOC103989946 gene encoding E3 ubiquitin-protein ligase WAV3 has protein sequence MVGSGWRKAKLALGGLNLCLYSSEAVDGSGDASPPDRRDDDASLETEFSDLGAPALNAPSLSSSSLWARASRSGSGSSKRTCAICLATMKPGQGHALFTAECSHSFHFRCIASNVKFGNHVCPVCRAKWKEVPFQGPSFAESSHVRSRINPVIWPHHGGHMNIRRQNSVPLLRSSERSVFDDDESLGSPSEVSGVPPHGCAKMVEISTYPEYPAISQSASTENFTVLIHLKAPLVPRTQNPGKDVHGDAQVPRSYRAPVDLVTVLDVSGSMSGTKLALLKQAMGFVIQNLGPSDRLSVITFSSTARRLFPLRRMSESGRQEALQAVNLLTTSGGTNIAEGLRKGAKVIEDRKEKNPVCSIILLSDGQDTYIFTPTIRNGQATEPDYRSLVPSSIRDGSAHHVPVHVFGFGSDHDSASMHSISETSGGTFSFIEAEGAIQDAFAQCIGGLLSVVVQEMQVRLECLHPDVHLRCIKSGRYPSRVADDGRSGTVAAGDMYADEERDYLVSVNVPAADVDTPLLKVSCAYGDPVTKEVMRPEAVQVKIPRPVLVVSQTMSLEVDRQRNRLQAAEAMVEARAAAERGELSEAVSVLEDCRKRIVESEAGKSGDRLCVSLDAELKEMQERMVSQQRYEATGRAYVLSGLSSHLCQRATTRGDMTESGSFVQSYQTPSMVDMLQRSQTFSPATRRSNPKMRHTRSFPAGPKPR, from the exons atGGTGGGAAGCGGGTGGAGGAAAGCCAAGCTCGCCCTGGGGGGTTTAAACCTCTGCCTCTACTCCTCCGAGGCCGTCGATGGCAGCGGTGACGCCAGCCCCCCTGACAGGCGGGACGACGACGCTTCGCTGGAGACGGAGTTCTCGGATCTCGGAGCCCCGGCGCTCAACGCTCCTAGCCTGTCGTCCTCCAGCCTCTGGGCGCGGGCGTCCAGATCCGGCAGCGGATCCTCCAAA AGGACATGTGCTATTTGTCTGGCGACCATGAAACCAGGGCAAGGTCATGCCCTCTTCACTGCAGAATGCTCCCATAGCTTCCATTTCCGCTGCATTGCCTCAAATGTGAAGTTCGGCAACCATGTTTGTCCAGTTTGTAGAGCTAAATGGAAGGAAGTTCCCTTCCAAGGTCCTTCCTTTGCTGAGTCCTCTCATGTTAGATCCAGAATTAACCCAGTGATTTGGCCCCATCACGGGGGTCACATGAACATTCGGCGCCAGAACTCTGTGCCCCTGTTGCGTAGCTCAGAGCGTAGCGTCTTCGATGATGATGAGTcgctgggctccccatccgaggtTTCCGGAGTTCCCCCGCATGGATGTGCCAAGATGGTGGAGATAAGCACATACCCGGAGTATCCAGCCATTTCGCAGTCAGCTTCTACGGAGAACTTTACCGTTCTGATTCATCTCAAGGCACCTCTTGTTCCCAGAACACAGAATCCCGGCAAAGATGTCCATGGAGATGCCCAAGTTCCCAGAAGCTATCGAGCTCCAGTTGACCTGGTCACGGTGCTTGATGTCAGTGGTAGCATGTCGGGCACGAAGCTTGCACTTCTGAAGCAGGCTATGGGGTTTGTGATCCAAAACCTCGGTCCGTCGGACCGTCTTTCAGTGATCACTTTCTCCTCTACAGCACGAAGGCTGTTTCCTCTCCGCCGGATGTCCGAGTCTGGCCGCCAGGAGGCCTTGCAGGCGGTCAATTTGCTGACAACAAGTGGCGGAACAAATATAGCAGAGGGACTCAGGAAGGGTGCCAAAGTGATTGAAGATCGCAAGGAGAAGAATCCCGTCTGCAGCATCATTCTCCTCTCCGATGGGCAGGACACCTACATCTTTACTCCCACCATTCGCAACGGACAAGCGACGGAACCAGACTACAGATCACTTGTGCCGTCCTCCATTCGAGACGGAAGTGCGCATCACGTGCCCGTTCATGTATTTGGCTTTGGCTCCGACCATGACTCCGCATCGATGCATTCCATCTCCGAGACCTCTGGCGGGACATTCTCATTCATCGAGGCTGAGGGTGCAATTCAAGATGCATTTGCACAGTGTATCGGAGGTCTTCTTAGTGTGGTGGTGCAAGAAATGCAGGTGAGGCTGGAATGCTTGCACCCTGATGTGCACCTTCGATGTATAAAATCAGGCAGATATCCCAGTAGGGTTGCAGATGATGGACGCAGTGGGACCGTAGCCGCCGGGGACATGTACGCAGATGAAGAGAGGGACTATCTGGTTTCAGTCAATGTTCCTGCCGCCGACGTCGACACTCCATTGCTCAAGGTTAGCTGTGCCTACGGAGACCCTGTTACGAAGGAGGTAATGCGTCCGGAAGCTGTACAGGTAAAGATCCCTAGGCCAGTGTTGGTGGTGTCACAAACGATGTCGCTCGAGGTGGACCGTCAAAGGAACCGGCTCCAAGCTGCAGAGGCCATGGTGGAAGCAAGGGCAGCTGCCGAACGTGGTGAACTATCGGAGGCTGTTTCTGTGCTGGAGGATTGCCGGAAAAGAATTGTAGAGTCCGAGGCTGGGAAGTCAGGTGACCGGTTGTGCGTGAGCCTGGACGCAGAGCTGAAAGAGATGCAGGAGAGGATGGTGAGCCAGCAAAGATATGAGGCAACTGGTCGGGCATACGTTCTGTCAGGGTTGAGCTCACACTTGTGCCAGAGAGCAACTACACGTGGGGACATGACAGAAAGTGGCAGCTTTGTTCAATCCTATCAGACGCCTTCCATGGTTGACATGCTGCAGAGGTCCCAAACATTTAGTCCTGCGACTCGGCGTTCAAATCCGAAGATGCGACACACAAGGTCATTCCCAGCCGGGCCAAAACCCAGATAG